The Labeo rohita strain BAU-BD-2019 chromosome 10, IGBB_LRoh.1.0, whole genome shotgun sequence genomic interval GCAGGACAGGTGAGGGTCATTCGTGGGCCGTGCCCCTCTGtccatcctctcccctccttgctaAACTTGATAGATGtcgaaagcgaaagtgaaaccgATAAAACAGCGTGCATTAGAAAGCGACTGTACACTTTCGCGATTGTCAGCAACAGCATGTGATCACAGATTGCACACTTTGATTCATTGTTCAGCAACTCTTGGTAAGAGATCATGTATTTGTTCCATTTAAGTACAGTGAAAATACCAGTCCTCTCACGCTTGCTCATGTTGCTTCTTTTCTCTGTTTATTGCCATACGCAAAACAGAGACTTCTAGGCTCTGCCCCCTTCTAGAGTTGGGCGGGAAGTTGCCGCTCATTTTCATGTAAGGGAACACACCCCTGAAACAGTACTTTTTAGACCTTTTCAAcacattataataaacaatctgtattgtatttgGATCTGAAACTTCACGGGCACATTCAGGAGAGCTATAAGATTATCTTGTAAAAAgaggcataataggtgcccttttaGCTATGAAACTCGCAGtatgttttaatggtacaaagacctcttatgtttcaaaagatcaaggaaaatttgatttctcatgtcatgacctCTTTAAACCATACGCTTGATCTATAGGACATTGTATTGTTTTGATTCGTATTTGACTGAAAATCACTGATGTTTGTTTTACTGCTAATCCCTTCACTTTCACTTCAGCACCCAGCTGACATCTGTGCATTTCTTGGATTGTGTGGAGGACGTGACACTACCAAGATTAGAGATATGTTCTTTAATCACATGTCAAAAAGTGTACCAGTGCCAACTCTGAAGGTAACATGTAGAGGAAGTGATTCAGATGAGGTTGTTTGCATGTTCTGCACAGCTGACTATGTTTCTCTGCTCTCTAACACAGATGGAGGCGTCCATTCAGTGCTCTGTTTGCACATATGTTGTGAGCACACTTGAGTATCTGTTTCCTAGACAGAGGACTCAGGTGAAAAATCACATTACACATTCAGTCACATTCTTACTTAAAAGTGTGTAGTATTCTATACTGCTTGCTATCCTACGTgaaaaaagaagtgtgcttaattgtattgaatgtgcacttgtagctTACTTCAAATCTTATTtttataagatttatttttctccattatatggagaaaaatgctgaaatgttttcctcaaaaaaacataatttcttaacgactgaagaaaggaagacataaacatcttggatgacaagggggtgagtacattatttgtgaatctttgttttggaagtggacttctcctttaagtatcttaagtatttaaaaaaaacaaacttacagGTAATATactattaatgaaataaaagtctacttaaaggagtagttcacttccagaacaaacttttactcaccccattgtcgtccaagatgttcatgtaaagaaattgtttttttttgaggaaaacatttcaggatttttctccatatatggtgcctgcgagtttgaacttccaaaatgcagtttaaatgcagcttcaaagggctctaaacgatcccagatgaggtttaagaatctgtttaaatatcttaatctgttTTGGTCTGATCAAATAATGAGTCAAACCAGACACCTTAATTAGttggtacatttttttttttctacaatggAAATAAAAGGCCAAATCAAGCaaattgcattgtgggatactgTACATCACACACAGTGCCTCTTATACATCTGAATATCTGAATGCATACTGTACTGTAGGAGGAGTATAGTATGCCATTCTAGTTCTGAACTTGAAAAAAAACCcagtgttttgtcatttttttgtacCCTGCAGAGCATCATAACAGTCCTGCTGGAGAGTCTGTGCAGCGAGTTTCCTCTGATTCAGTCACAGTGCAATAAAATGGTTGAAAAATACGTCCAACTGTTGGTTGACATGCTACTGAACAACACCTCTCCTAACTTCATATGCACTCTGcttcatttttgtgaaaaatgggaGCGTCCCATCAACGGTTAGACTTCAGACTTTGGCTTCTAGTATTTTTATGCCTTTGAATGAACACTTTTGTATCaaagcaataattaaaatacaaattattttgttttagttttataccTGTCAACAATGTTTCTTCATCTCTTTATCAAACAGCGGCCACAGCGCTTTCTGATTGTGATTCTTGTCTAACTTTGGCGGTTCTGACTCGTGTGCATCTGGGCTCAAATGCTACCGAGCGCCAGGCTGCTTCATTCCTGGACACCGTTTGCCAGCTGCACCCCAGTGCCATGCCAAAGGTTGGATATCAGTCTGCTCCTTTAAATGAGTGGCTTTTGGGTGCACTTCATCTGTAAGTTTACTATAATTTTAACATCTCATCTAGTGTGAGACCTTCGTGCAGCGTCATGGAGATCAGCTCCATGAGATCCTGAGCAAACAGCAGGGGGCG includes:
- the sftpba gene encoding prosaposin — protein: MTAFKLGLLFFTAFLGSVQTRSVDTTGMTNVLMGVDDNVMGDMCQDCTQIFELLKHIFSNEDFQVKLLASLEKVCDKLPAQITQICHTEVEKVVPLAITFITSLMHPADICAFLGLCGGRDTTKIRDMFFNHMSKSVPVPTLKMEASIQCSVCTYVVSTLEYLFPRQRTQSIITVLLESLCSEFPLIQSQCNKMVEKYVQLLVDMLLNNTSPNFICTLLHFCEKWERPINAATALSDCDSCLTLAVLTRVHLGSNATERQAASFLDTVCQLHPSAMPKCETFVQRHGDQLHEILSKQQGALDICKRANLCVSGGKESVIAADPCSLGPIYTCRDLQTAVECGAVSFCQKNMWE